Proteins from a single region of Maledivibacter sp.:
- a CDS encoding FapA family protein yields MILYNNLYSNDFFNLLEYNNEVYIKVSKPGFDMKNFNGVLEEIPRGSLTNFLGLKKALEDANNDEIKIGKFRPEVEVILSEDEMKCKVRVNHTKEYIFENSKNITTDILMELKKEGITEGIISHAINNDIVACEEFVVANGVLPTNGDDAVVKYYEMSERKPQIRKDGSTNYYELNLIDVVYKNDWLGEKIPPTEGKDGITVTGKTLPAKRGKDKPLRYDRKTVGMYGKDGKFFLKALVDGAVTFNNGKICVENHLTINEDVDYSSGNIDFDGFVTVNGTVKDGFSIKAKYDISIHSKMGIGATGKIQSTEGSIFIKGGVNGKLITEIEAKKDVYIKYCNETKITAGGKIDIGYYSIDSDLKAEKILMDQKNGRLIGGNVCAGSQIITGTIGNKFEKKTKVNVDGFDRILIKKEYEEVLQKYRKLLIRAEELKADLDIYDLNFMVNEDESLVQDYNKQLEKYDKLIEGIAQLDEERIKLQEILKSKGEGQVSIATGAYPKTYLELKRVTKRIDSLVKGTFYINGRDLFFDED; encoded by the coding sequence ATGATTTTGTATAACAACTTATATAGCAATGATTTTTTTAATTTACTTGAATATAATAATGAAGTCTACATCAAAGTTAGTAAACCCGGATTTGACATGAAAAATTTTAATGGAGTCTTAGAAGAAATTCCACGGGGGAGTTTAACTAATTTTTTAGGACTAAAAAAGGCTTTAGAGGATGCCAATAATGATGAAATTAAAATAGGTAAATTTAGACCTGAGGTAGAAGTAATCTTATCTGAGGATGAGATGAAATGCAAGGTTAGAGTAAACCATACTAAGGAATATATTTTTGAGAACAGCAAGAATATTACTACGGATATTCTTATGGAGTTAAAGAAGGAAGGCATCACAGAAGGGATAATATCCCATGCAATTAATAATGACATAGTGGCATGTGAAGAGTTTGTGGTGGCTAATGGAGTATTGCCGACCAACGGTGATGATGCAGTAGTAAAATATTATGAAATGTCTGAGAGAAAGCCACAGATTAGAAAGGATGGAAGTACTAATTATTATGAATTAAATTTAATCGACGTTGTTTATAAAAATGACTGGCTAGGAGAAAAAATACCACCAACTGAAGGCAAGGATGGAATAACGGTTACGGGTAAGACTTTACCTGCAAAACGGGGGAAGGACAAGCCCTTAAGATATGATAGGAAAACAGTTGGAATGTATGGCAAGGATGGAAAATTCTTTTTGAAAGCTTTGGTGGATGGGGCTGTTACCTTTAATAATGGAAAAATATGTGTAGAAAACCACTTGACTATAAATGAAGATGTTGATTATTCCAGTGGGAATATTGATTTTGATGGATTTGTAACCGTTAATGGTACTGTAAAGGATGGTTTTTCAATCAAGGCTAAATATGATATTTCTATACATAGTAAAATGGGTATAGGGGCTACAGGTAAAATTCAATCTACTGAAGGTAGTATTTTTATTAAAGGAGGAGTCAATGGAAAATTAATTACAGAAATTGAAGCTAAAAAGGATGTTTATATAAAATATTGTAATGAAACTAAAATAACTGCTGGTGGGAAAATAGATATTGGATATTATTCCATAGATAGTGATCTAAAGGCAGAGAAAATATTGATGGATCAAAAAAATGGGAGATTGATTGGCGGAAATGTATGTGCTGGAAGTCAAATCATAACAGGAACCATTGGTAATAAATTTGAAAAAAAAACAAAGGTTAACGTAGATGGATTCGATAGAATATTAATTAAAAAGGAGTATGAAGAGGTTTTACAGAAATATAGGAAGCTATTAATTCGTGCAGAGGAGTTAAAGGCCGATTTGGATATCTATGATCTAAACTTTATGGTAAATGAAGATGAAAGTTTAGTACAAGACTATAATAAGCAGCTTGAAAAGTATGATAAATTAATTGAAGGAATTGCACAGCTGGATGAGGAAAGAATTAAGCTTCAAGAAATACTGAAATCTAAAGGTGAAGGACAGGTTTCAATAGCCACAGGGGCTTATCCTAAAACATACTTAGAGCTTAAAAGAGTTACAAAAAGGATAGATTCATTAGTCAAGGGTACATTTTATATAAATGGCAGAGATCTCTTTTTTGATGAGGACTAA
- a CDS encoding M23 family metallopeptidase, translating to MKSRTKYLLKARIRSRLIKKRKRRFISFKGIIVSLLILLIPMLIMFILNISEQKPSDVYEIRTQKDLYIPNEYLKKAYTKANSEGISFPKLLTYSANEADFAVEAYTDKVLRNAVKLAKKNEEMTKPQKALYDIYAKVFDDLRVGPIPNKKEIYIWNENKNKWEMKDTEEYCYISEDDFGAARSYGGDRTHEGNDLIADLGTPIVSMTDGEITRIGWLEYGGQRIGITTSKGTYFYYAHMDRYAEGMVKGKKVRAGDIIGYIGDTGYGPPGTKGKFPPHLHVQIGFRRGEFSKGYTWFNPYDIVKFLDDYRVTLVEKKN from the coding sequence ATGAAAAGTAGAACAAAATATTTACTTAAAGCTAGAATAAGAAGCAGATTGATAAAAAAAAGAAAAAGAAGATTTATTAGCTTTAAGGGCATTATAGTATCTTTGTTAATTCTTCTTATACCCATGCTAATAATGTTTATTCTAAATATATCTGAACAAAAACCTTCAGATGTATATGAGATCAGAACACAAAAAGATTTGTATATCCCCAATGAATATTTGAAAAAAGCATATACTAAAGCAAATAGCGAGGGGATATCCTTTCCAAAGCTATTAACTTACTCAGCTAATGAAGCTGATTTTGCAGTGGAAGCATATACAGATAAAGTATTAAGAAATGCAGTGAAATTAGCTAAAAAAAATGAAGAAATGACTAAACCTCAAAAAGCCCTCTATGATATTTATGCAAAGGTATTTGATGATCTTAGGGTTGGGCCAATACCTAATAAAAAAGAAATATATATATGGAATGAAAATAAAAATAAATGGGAAATGAAGGATACTGAAGAATATTGTTATATATCCGAGGATGATTTTGGAGCAGCTAGAAGCTATGGTGGAGATAGGACCCATGAAGGAAATGATCTGATTGCGGATTTGGGTACGCCCATAGTTTCCATGACAGATGGAGAAATAACTAGAATAGGGTGGCTTGAGTATGGTGGACAAAGAATAGGTATTACTACAAGTAAAGGAACGTATTTTTACTATGCTCATATGGATAGATACGCTGAGGGTATGGTAAAGGGTAAAAAGGTAAGAGCTGGAGATATAATAGGGTACATTGGTGATACCGGGTATGGACCTCCGGGTACGAAGGGGAAATTCCCACCCCATTTACATGTGCAGATAGGCTTTAGGAGGGGAGAATTTTCAAAGGGCTATACTTGGTTTAATCCCTATGATATTGTTAAGTTTTTAGATGATTATAGGGTTACATTAGTAGAAAAGAAAAATTAA